A genomic window from Ischnura elegans chromosome 10, ioIscEleg1.1, whole genome shotgun sequence includes:
- the LOC124167121 gene encoding THAP domain-containing protein 1-like: protein MPNTCVVPGCKGNYRSGPKVQVFSFPKDPELHRKWLHAIRRKDFTPTKNNKVCELHFKTSDLRKETAVFDESTGREIRVPLMVPRLVEGAIPSQLPNCPSYLSAASFSRESPDSKRTRMEQTALAIAMTDSILENELHKEKKTFHSLVELKNKMQFIDSKFWSVVEYGDSLALCHIVFTPSPKVKFSLVISTSLNVTAFLEDNDIRFGCIQITSYCE, encoded by the exons ATGCCTAATACTTGCGTCGTGCCTGGATGCAAGGGCAATTATCGGAGTGGACCAAAAGTGCAAGTGTTCAGCTTTCCGAAAGACCCTGAGCTACACAGAAAGTGGCTGCATGCAATAAGAAGAAAGGATTTCACACCTACCAAAAATAATAAG GTATGTGAACTTCACTTCAAGACAAGTGACTTAAGAAAGGAAACTGCTGTCTTCGATGAGAGCACAGGAAGGGAGATACGAGTTCCGCTAATGGTACCTCGATTGGTGGAGGGTGCCATTCCTTCGCAGCTTCCAAACTGTCCATCGTATTTATCTGCAGCATCATTTTCGAGGGAAAGTCCGGATAGCAAGAGGACAAGAATGGAACAAACCGCTTTGGCTATAGCAATGACTGATagtattttggaaaatgaatTGCACaaagagaaaaagacttttcacagCTTAGTTGAGCTGAAAAATAAGATGCAATTCATAGATTCAAAGTTCTGGAGTGTTGTTGAGTATGGGGATAGTTTGGCATTGTGTCACATAGTATTTACTCCAAGCcctaaagttaaattttctttgGTTATTAGTACAAGTCTAAATGTGACTGCATTCCTTGAGGATAATGATATTAGATTTGGGTGCATACAAATTACCTCTTACTGTGAATGA